One genomic window of Coraliomargarita sinensis includes the following:
- the purL gene encoding phosphoribosylformylglycinamidine synthase, with amino-acid sequence MQPIILQGRPAFSDFRLTALQKALNEAIDAHDIASIDAVECYFIESEGPLDDQTTERAFALLAATEHFTRNDEGGFFVTPRKGTISPWSSKATDIFHNCALSDVLRVERGIHFIITSEAGLVLGIEELGLALLALHDRMTEAIYDQVDDFFQHLQPAPLRTVPLMAEGPEAFKKANVDWGLAMSPEEIDYLVAAYQKMERDPTDAELVMFSQVNSEHCRHKIFNADWIVDGEKSERSLFKMIRNTHELNPDGVLVAYSDNSGVLEGFPGDWWEVNQADGSFRYQKTASQLDILCKVETHNHPTAISPFPGAATGVGGEIRDEGATGIGGRSKAGLAAFMTSNLEVPGYPLPWEKPIAEHPGRMASPMDIMIEGPIGGAAFGNEFGRPQLCGMFRTLQLEHNGQHRGYHKPIMAAGGMGNLKREHVAKKDIPPTALIIQLGGPAMKIGLGGGAASSIGAGSQSEALDFDSVQRGNPEMERRCQQVIDGCIALGEGNPMLSIHDIGAGGLSNGLPELVEATGGVFHLRNVHNEDSSMSPMEIWCNESQERYVMAVMPDRIEAFEKLCTRERCPFAIVGEATDDGRLVLEDSHFENKPIDMEMGVLLGKTPKMLKDVTRLVEDHAELDVSEIQLPDAVDRVLRFPAVANKTFLITIADRSITGMVARDQMVGPWQTPVADVAVTASSMDSTTGEAMAMGERTPLAILDAPASGRIAIGECLTNLAASYVGQIGKIKLSANWMVAAGEPGEDANLYDTVKAVGMELCPALGICIPVGKDSMSMRTNWQDSQGKDHKQVSPLSLMVTGFASVEDVRKTATPDLKSAESALLLIDLGCGKNRLGGSTLAQVYNQVGNACPDLDDPELFKGFFNAIQELLAEDLILSYHDRSDGGLLATVAEMAFAGRKGVNLILDKLTSTTDHSTTQPLNILFSEELGAVLEIDKSRLLDITAILNKHGLSKVTHLIGNTTTDLQLKVSLNNEALYSESITTLNRAWSELTYHMQAARDNPACAKEEYDQLLDEGSAGTLIRPEFDLDEVETFTPSTFHLPTGNRPKMAIFREQGINGQNEMAFAFDRAGFLPIDVHMTDLLAGRVDLKDFAGLVACGGFSYGDVLGAGSGWAKSVLYNAKLKDMFQEFFERPDSFTLGVCNGCQMISQLKDIIPGAQHWPEFKRNRSEQFEARYANVEVLKTPSLFFQGMEGSLLPIPVAHGEGRADFTHTGDFEKCLTHDLIALRYIDSKGEASEVYPINPNGSPNGSTAFTTEDGRATIMMPHPERCFRSVQMSYKAPGTFEGEAGPWLKMFQNARKNVG; translated from the coding sequence ATGCAACCAATCATTCTTCAAGGCCGCCCGGCATTTTCCGATTTCCGTCTCACCGCGCTCCAGAAAGCGCTCAATGAAGCCATCGACGCGCACGATATCGCCTCGATCGATGCCGTCGAATGCTACTTTATCGAGTCCGAGGGCCCGCTCGACGACCAGACCACCGAGCGCGCCTTCGCCCTGCTCGCGGCCACGGAGCACTTCACCCGCAACGACGAGGGCGGCTTCTTTGTCACGCCGCGCAAGGGCACCATCTCTCCCTGGTCCTCCAAGGCCACCGACATCTTTCACAACTGCGCCCTGAGCGACGTTCTCCGGGTCGAGCGCGGCATCCACTTCATCATCACCTCCGAGGCCGGGCTGGTGCTCGGGATTGAGGAGCTGGGCCTCGCCCTGCTGGCCCTGCACGACCGCATGACCGAAGCGATCTACGACCAGGTTGACGACTTTTTCCAGCATCTCCAGCCCGCTCCGCTTCGCACCGTCCCGCTCATGGCGGAGGGCCCGGAGGCCTTCAAGAAGGCCAACGTGGACTGGGGGCTGGCCATGTCGCCGGAGGAGATCGACTACCTGGTGGCCGCCTACCAGAAGATGGAGCGCGACCCGACCGACGCCGAGCTCGTCATGTTCTCGCAGGTCAACTCGGAGCACTGCCGCCACAAGATTTTCAATGCCGACTGGATCGTGGACGGGGAAAAGAGCGAGCGCTCCCTCTTCAAGATGATCCGCAACACCCACGAGCTCAATCCGGACGGCGTGCTGGTGGCCTACTCGGACAACTCGGGCGTGCTGGAGGGCTTCCCCGGCGACTGGTGGGAGGTCAACCAGGCGGACGGCAGCTTCCGCTACCAGAAGACAGCCTCCCAGCTGGACATCCTCTGCAAGGTGGAGACCCACAACCACCCGACCGCGATCTCCCCCTTTCCCGGGGCCGCCACCGGCGTCGGCGGTGAAATCCGCGACGAGGGCGCCACCGGCATCGGCGGACGCTCCAAGGCGGGCCTGGCCGCCTTCATGACCTCGAACCTGGAAGTGCCGGGCTACCCGCTCCCCTGGGAGAAGCCCATCGCGGAGCACCCCGGCCGCATGGCCTCGCCCATGGACATCATGATCGAGGGCCCGATCGGTGGCGCCGCCTTTGGCAACGAATTCGGGCGTCCGCAGCTCTGCGGCATGTTCCGCACCCTCCAGCTGGAGCACAACGGCCAGCACCGCGGCTACCACAAGCCCATCATGGCGGCCGGCGGCATGGGTAACCTCAAGCGCGAACACGTCGCCAAGAAGGACATCCCACCCACCGCACTCATCATCCAGCTCGGCGGACCGGCCATGAAGATCGGCCTCGGCGGCGGCGCGGCCTCCTCCATCGGCGCCGGCTCGCAGTCCGAGGCGCTCGACTTTGACTCCGTCCAGCGCGGCAACCCGGAAATGGAACGCCGCTGCCAACAGGTCATCGACGGCTGCATCGCCCTGGGCGAAGGCAACCCCATGCTCTCGATTCACGACATCGGCGCGGGCGGTCTCTCCAACGGCCTTCCGGAGCTCGTCGAGGCCACCGGTGGCGTTTTCCACCTCCGCAACGTCCACAACGAGGACTCCTCCATGTCGCCCATGGAGATCTGGTGCAACGAGTCCCAGGAGCGCTACGTCATGGCGGTCATGCCGGACCGCATCGAGGCCTTTGAAAAGCTCTGCACCCGGGAGCGCTGCCCCTTCGCCATCGTGGGCGAAGCCACCGACGACGGACGCCTCGTCCTCGAGGACTCCCACTTCGAGAACAAGCCTATCGACATGGAAATGGGCGTCCTCCTCGGCAAGACCCCGAAGATGCTCAAGGACGTCACCCGCCTGGTCGAGGACCACGCCGAGCTCGACGTATCGGAAATTCAACTACCCGACGCCGTCGACCGCGTGCTCCGCTTCCCCGCGGTGGCCAACAAGACTTTCCTCATCACCATCGCCGACCGCAGTATCACCGGGATGGTCGCCCGCGACCAGATGGTCGGCCCTTGGCAGACCCCCGTCGCCGACGTCGCCGTGACCGCCAGCAGCATGGACAGCACCACCGGTGAGGCCATGGCCATGGGGGAACGCACCCCGCTCGCCATCCTCGACGCGCCCGCCTCCGGCCGCATCGCCATCGGTGAATGCCTGACCAACCTCGCCGCGTCCTACGTCGGCCAGATCGGCAAGATCAAGCTCTCTGCCAACTGGATGGTCGCCGCCGGTGAGCCCGGCGAGGACGCCAACCTCTACGACACCGTCAAGGCCGTCGGCATGGAACTCTGCCCCGCCCTCGGCATCTGCATCCCCGTCGGCAAGGACTCCATGTCCATGCGCACCAACTGGCAGGACTCCCAGGGCAAGGACCACAAACAGGTCTCCCCCCTCAGCCTCATGGTCACCGGCTTCGCCAGCGTCGAAGACGTCCGCAAAACCGCCACCCCCGACCTCAAGTCTGCCGAGTCCGCCCTCCTCCTCATCGATCTGGGCTGCGGCAAAAACCGCCTCGGCGGCAGCACGCTAGCGCAAGTCTACAACCAAGTCGGCAACGCGTGCCCCGACCTCGACGATCCCGAGCTGTTCAAGGGCTTCTTCAACGCCATCCAGGAGCTCCTCGCAGAGGACCTTATCTTGTCCTACCACGACAGATCGGATGGCGGCCTCCTCGCGACGGTGGCCGAAATGGCCTTCGCCGGCCGCAAAGGCGTCAACCTCATACTGGACAAACTAACCTCCACCACCGACCACTCAACCACTCAACCACTCAACATCCTCTTCTCCGAGGAGCTAGGCGCCGTCCTAGAAATCGACAAATCCCGCCTCCTCGACATCACCGCCATCCTCAACAAACACGGCCTCTCCAAAGTCACCCACCTGATCGGCAACACCACAACCGATCTCCAACTCAAGGTCAGCCTGAACAACGAAGCACTCTATTCAGAAAGCATCACAACTCTCAACCGCGCCTGGTCCGAGCTCACCTACCACATGCAGGCCGCCAGGGATAATCCGGCCTGTGCAAAGGAAGAATACGACCAACTCCTCGACGAAGGCTCCGCCGGCACCCTCATCCGCCCGGAGTTTGATCTCGATGAGGTAGAAACCTTCACACCTTCCACCTTCCACCTTCCCACCGGAAACCGGCCCAAGATGGCCATCTTCCGCGAACAAGGCATCAACGGCCAAAACGAAATGGCCTTCGCCTTCGACCGCGCCGGTTTCCTCCCCATCGACGTCCACATGACCGATCTCCTCGCCGGCCGCGTCGACCTGAAGGACTTCGCCGGCCTCGTCGCCTGCGGCGGCTTCTCCTACGGTGACGTCCTCGGGGCCGGATCCGGCTGGGCCAAGAGCGTGCTCTACAACGCCAAACTGAAGGACATGTTCCAGGAATTCTTCGAGCGCCCCGACAGCTTCACGCTCGGGGTCTGCAACGGTTGCCAAATGATTTCCCAGCTCAAGGACATCATCCCCGGCGCCCAGCACTGGCCCGAGTTCAAACGCAACCGCTCCGAGCAGTTCGAGGCCCGCTACGCCAACGTCGAGGTCCTCAAGACCCCCAGCCTCTTCTTCCAGGGCATGGAAGGATCACTCCTGCCCATCCCCGTCGCCCACGGCGAAGGCCGCGCCGACTTCACCCACACCGGCGACTTCGAAAAATGCCTCACCCACGACCTCATCGCCCTCCGCTACATCGACAGCAAAGGCGAAGCCAGTGAAGTCTATCCGATCAATCCGAACGGCTCCCCGAATGGCTCCACGGCCTTCACGACCGAGGACGGTCGGGCCACGATTATGATGCCGCATCCGGAGCGTTGCTTTAGGTCGGTGCAGATGAGCTATAAGGCTCCCGGCACCTTCGAAGGTGAAGCTGGACCCTGGCTAAAGATGTTTCAGAATGCCCGAAAGAACGTGGGTTAA
- a CDS encoding NAD(P)/FAD-dependent oxidoreductase: protein MAKKKIVVLGAGFGGLAFTRALQHKDAEITLIDRQNHHLFQPLLYQVATAGLSMPEVSEPVRTIFQKRRDVNVLMAEVESIDVERKRVVLKGIDSVEYDYLVVGMGMVNAYFGHPEWAKHTIGLKSLDEARRIRRQILHAYERAEATKDMEERKRLMTHVVIGGGPTGVEMAGAISELTKRVFKHDFRSIRPEDSRIVLVEAAPRILGAYTEASSQKATEDLKRLGVEVITDAPVKDVRAGIVELDGQIIESESIIWTAGVEANPVLRSIPAEFDRRGRISVEQDTSLPGYPEVFVIGDVANMTDIKGQQVPGVSPAAMQMGKHAAKIIKKELKEFRRIPVKERKPFKYFDKGTMATIGRSKAVAEVGGLKFSGPFAWVLWLAVHLIFLVGFRNKAAVLLQWAYAYIGYRPGARVFDLRNPDPAPKPEEVVQEKV from the coding sequence ATGGCTAAGAAAAAAATCGTCGTGCTGGGTGCAGGTTTTGGTGGACTCGCTTTCACACGTGCACTCCAGCATAAGGACGCGGAAATCACTTTAATCGACCGGCAGAACCACCACCTCTTCCAGCCCCTGCTCTATCAGGTTGCCACGGCTGGTCTTTCTATGCCGGAAGTATCGGAACCGGTGCGCACGATTTTTCAGAAGCGCCGCGACGTCAATGTGCTCATGGCCGAAGTGGAATCGATCGACGTGGAACGCAAGCGCGTTGTTCTCAAAGGTATCGACTCGGTGGAATACGACTATCTTGTCGTCGGAATGGGCATGGTGAATGCCTACTTCGGGCATCCGGAATGGGCCAAGCACACCATCGGCCTGAAGTCCCTGGATGAGGCCCGCCGCATCCGCCGGCAAATACTCCACGCCTACGAACGGGCCGAAGCCACGAAAGATATGGAGGAGCGCAAGCGCCTGATGACGCACGTGGTCATCGGTGGCGGGCCCACCGGTGTGGAAATGGCTGGCGCCATCAGCGAATTGACCAAACGCGTCTTCAAACATGACTTTCGCTCGATCCGCCCGGAGGATTCACGCATCGTCCTGGTCGAGGCGGCACCCAGAATCTTGGGGGCCTACACCGAAGCCTCATCCCAAAAAGCCACTGAAGATTTGAAACGCCTGGGTGTCGAGGTCATCACCGACGCCCCGGTCAAGGATGTGCGCGCCGGTATTGTTGAGCTGGACGGTCAAATTATTGAGTCCGAATCCATTATCTGGACAGCCGGCGTCGAAGCCAACCCCGTCCTGCGCAGCATCCCCGCTGAGTTTGACCGCCGGGGCCGTATCAGCGTGGAACAGGATACCTCCCTGCCCGGCTACCCCGAGGTCTTTGTCATCGGCGATGTCGCCAACATGACTGACATCAAGGGCCAGCAAGTCCCGGGCGTCTCCCCCGCAGCCATGCAGATGGGGAAACACGCCGCCAAAATTATTAAAAAGGAACTCAAGGAGTTTCGCCGCATCCCCGTAAAGGAACGCAAGCCTTTCAAATATTTCGACAAGGGCACCATGGCCACCATTGGACGCAGCAAAGCGGTGGCAGAAGTCGGCGGCCTGAAATTCTCCGGCCCCTTCGCCTGGGTACTCTGGCTGGCCGTCCACCTCATTTTCCTCGTCGGTTTCCGCAACAAGGCAGCTGTCCTCTTGCAGTGGGCCTACGCCTACATTGGCTACCGTCCCGGCGCCCGGGTCTTCGACCTGCGCAATCCCGACCCGGCCCCAAAGCCGGAAGAAGTCGTCCAAGAAAAGGTTTAG
- a CDS encoding Gfo/Idh/MocA family protein — MTKQSVKWGILSAGKIAGTFAEALKEAEGSDLHAVAARDAARAAEFAGKHGATRSYGSYETLLADPEVEAVYVATLHPFHLEWIIKSLQAGKHVLCEKPLTMNLREAKRAKQQADENRCLLREAFMYRHHPQMHKVVDLVEGGAIGKVRMIEANFCYHSDMGPDSRLIAKELGGGAILDIGCYGMSFCRLVAGRARDRLFAEPIELQAVGHLDTQARTDLWTTAIMRFEGDILAKTSAALRVEMPNLACIYGETGRITITEPWHCKGELRVEGNGGENPEVTPTDTSRHLYAYEIESFTQEMQGQPIGAKEVAMRYDDTLGNMKALDRWRAEIGLSYEADRVNG, encoded by the coding sequence ATGACAAAGCAATCAGTGAAATGGGGGATTCTTTCCGCGGGTAAAATTGCCGGTACATTTGCCGAAGCTTTAAAAGAAGCCGAGGGCAGCGACTTGCACGCGGTGGCCGCACGGGATGCGGCGCGGGCGGCGGAATTTGCCGGCAAGCACGGGGCCACCCGCAGCTACGGCAGCTACGAGACCCTGCTGGCCGATCCGGAGGTGGAGGCGGTCTATGTGGCCACCCTTCATCCCTTTCATCTGGAGTGGATCATCAAATCGTTACAGGCTGGCAAGCATGTGCTTTGCGAAAAGCCGCTCACCATGAACCTTCGCGAGGCCAAACGGGCGAAGCAGCAGGCCGACGAGAATCGCTGCCTGCTGCGCGAGGCTTTCATGTACCGGCACCACCCGCAAATGCATAAGGTGGTCGATCTGGTGGAGGGCGGCGCCATCGGTAAGGTGCGGATGATCGAGGCGAACTTTTGCTACCACTCGGACATGGGGCCGGATTCCCGGCTGATTGCGAAAGAACTCGGCGGCGGGGCCATCCTCGACATCGGCTGCTACGGCATGTCCTTCTGCCGGCTGGTCGCCGGGCGCGCCCGCGACCGCCTCTTCGCCGAGCCCATCGAGCTGCAGGCGGTGGGGCATCTCGACACGCAGGCCAGGACCGATCTGTGGACCACCGCCATCATGCGCTTTGAAGGCGACATCCTGGCCAAGACCAGCGCCGCCCTGCGGGTGGAAATGCCCAATCTCGCCTGCATCTACGGAGAAACGGGGCGAATCACGATCACCGAGCCCTGGCACTGCAAGGGGGAGTTACGCGTCGAAGGGAACGGCGGCGAAAATCCTGAAGTCACCCCGACCGATACCTCACGGCATCTCTATGCCTACGAAATCGAATCCTTTACCCAAGAGATGCAGGGCCAGCCAATCGGTGCCAAGGAAGTGGCCATGCGCTACGATGATACGCTCGGCAATATGAAGGCGCTGGATCGTTGGCGCGCGGAAATCGGCTTGAGCTACGAGGCGGACCGGGTAAATGGTTGA
- a CDS encoding transporter substrate-binding domain-containing protein: protein MAYRYYLTFFLLLQSFFLASLSGQDASATIKVGLRETAPFAMKDTAGNWSGIAVDLWNAVAARNNYSFEYETYRLADLLKALEAGEVDVAVAPLTITAEREKVFDFTMPFMQSGLAIATEVKPSGWWQTVRRFVSLPFLQAAGALACVIAIFGVLMWFFERKKNEMFGGTTAEGIGSGFWWSAVTMTTVGYGDKAPVTPAGRFVGLVWMFAAIIIISGFTAAIASSLTVSNLESRIESLEDLRGERVGVLESSSAARFLKDERIRYRSYPTLNEMMDELEAGDLVAVVHDRPILRYELEQRDAGDLSVLPELLEPQAYAFGLQAGSRLRESVNRALLEVTQADAWRDGLATYFGQP from the coding sequence ATGGCTTACCGATACTACCTGACCTTCTTCTTGCTCCTCCAAAGTTTTTTCCTGGCTTCGCTTTCCGGCCAGGACGCGTCGGCCACGATCAAGGTCGGCTTACGGGAAACGGCGCCCTTTGCCATGAAAGACACGGCCGGGAACTGGTCGGGTATCGCGGTCGACCTCTGGAATGCGGTGGCGGCGCGCAATAACTACAGCTTCGAATACGAGACCTACCGTCTGGCGGATCTGTTGAAGGCGCTGGAGGCGGGCGAGGTCGATGTGGCGGTGGCCCCCCTGACTATTACAGCCGAGCGGGAGAAAGTATTCGATTTTACAATGCCCTTCATGCAGTCGGGACTGGCGATCGCGACCGAGGTCAAGCCCAGCGGCTGGTGGCAGACGGTGAGGCGCTTCGTCTCGCTCCCTTTCCTGCAGGCGGCGGGGGCGCTGGCCTGTGTCATTGCGATCTTCGGGGTGCTGATGTGGTTTTTCGAGCGGAAGAAGAACGAGATGTTCGGCGGGACGACCGCCGAGGGCATCGGCTCCGGTTTCTGGTGGTCGGCTGTGACGATGACCACGGTCGGCTACGGCGATAAAGCCCCGGTGACTCCGGCTGGACGGTTTGTGGGACTGGTCTGGATGTTTGCCGCCATCATTATTATTTCTGGTTTCACGGCGGCGATTGCCTCCTCCCTAACCGTCAGCAATCTGGAGAGCCGGATCGAGAGTCTGGAGGATCTGCGCGGTGAGCGGGTGGGGGTTTTGGAGTCTTCCAGTGCCGCGAGATTTCTCAAGGACGAGCGTATCCGCTACCGAAGTTATCCCACCCTGAATGAGATGATGGATGAGCTCGAAGCCGGCGACCTGGTCGCGGTGGTGCATGACCGGCCGATCCTACGCTATGAACTCGAGCAGCGCGATGCCGGCGACCTTTCGGTCCTGCCCGAGCTGCTGGAACCGCAAGCGTATGCGTTCGGTCTGCAGGCGGGTTCGCGGCTGCGCGAGTCGGTCAACCGTGCCTTGCTGGAAGTGACGCAAGCTGATGCTTGGCGTGACGGGCTGGCCACTTACTTTGGACAACCATGA